In Aedes albopictus strain Foshan chromosome 3, AalbF5, whole genome shotgun sequence, the following are encoded in one genomic region:
- the LOC134291476 gene encoding craniofacial development protein 2-like — MGHHDLGEMSENGGLFTEFCGNNDMVIGGSLFPHRSVHKVTSFSRDGGTENQIDHICISWKWRRSLLDVRNKRSADIASDHHLLIGEIRLRIARIQRQEEKIGRRFHTRRLEDVAVKRSFVEELENRATNIPEGGSIEDQWSTIKNAFIATGEKNLGVLRTRRKQ, encoded by the coding sequence ATGGGACACCatgatctcggagaaatgagcgaaaacggagggCTGTttacagagttttgtggcaacaatgatatggtaattgggggatcgctctttcctcatcgatcagtgcacaaagtgacatcgttttcccgtgatggcggcacggaaaatcaaatcgaccacatctgcatcagctggaaatggagacggagccttcttgatgtgcggaacaaacgaagcgccgacattgcgtccgaccatcatctcctaatcggcgagatccgactgcgcattgccaggatccaacgacaggaggagaaaatcgggcgccggttccacacacgccgactggaagacgttgcggtgaaaaggtccttcgtcgaggagctagagaaccgtgctacgaatattccagaaggtggaagcatagaagatcaatggagcaccatcaagaacgccttcatcgccaccggcgagaaaaaTTTGGGTgtgctacgcacccgaagaaagcagtga